The nucleotide sequence ACTCGACTAACAGCCTCATTTCAGCTGGGTGAGACTCATCATCTTCTCCAGAAAGGATAATCCCTTTCAGCTTTACACTTCCAGTAAACCTGACAAAACAAGCAAGAAGACCAGAAAtcaacacagaaacaaacagaagAGGGTCCATACATATTGGTCATAAACTATATGACTGCAGCACTTATGTGAGGGAGAGCAGAATGACTGTCTCACGGGATGTTGAACAGGAGTTCCTCATCAGCATCACTCTCTACAAACTGGAAATAACAGAAATGATAACAGATTAGTCAAATAAACTATTACACCAAtatattgggggaaaaaaacaaacaaacaagcagattgacttgacttgaacaGTACATGGAATAATAAGGCttttggtttgagaagtgtgtttattagtgtagTGAATTTAACAAGTCCTCACTACTTTGCCAGCATCTGACTGGCTGACTGGCATCCTGGGACATGTCTAAACTAAATCAAATACGATACAATTACAGGAAATTTTTGAATACTTGTAGCTTAGGTGGCATAGCATTTAGCAAGATGCTGCAATAAATTgaattttgagagagagagagagagagagagagagagagagagtgagagagcgcaagagaaagagcgagcgagagagagagagtgagagagagagagagccagagagattgagagagagagagtgagagagagagagagccagagagattgagagagagagaacgagagagagagattgagaaagagcgtgagcgagagagagagagagagagagagagagagagcgtgagagagagccagagagagtgTATAGTATTTTCCTTAACAACAAAGTAATTATATTCCAACTaaattttctgatttttatCTTTCTGTTGAGAGTGTCTTCTCACTGAAATAAATCTATCAATTCTAACAGCATCAAAAGactatttatttagattttttaaaaaacaaagacagtTTGAAATGGCTTGAAAGTCAAGATTTCAATGTGTATTTTAACATATTTACTTTTGAAACTGGATGACGAAATGCATAACTATTTTACAGAACAGTTTATAGTGTTCGAGATGTGCTTCGCTCCCACAAAATCCAATCACACTTACTAGTGATCTAGTTAAATATGGAGCCCTTAAAAATCAGAGCCTGTGTCAACATATGGGGATTTCTCACCACCACCCTCATTAACATGTCAGCTTTGACCAGGACATGTTGATTTCAGTCAGCCAGAGGAAGCTAAAGAATCAGGCATCAAGCTGATAACCTCTGAAATGTGCCGGTTACATAACAGTGAACTGGCACAAACTCCACAGTCTTCGAAATGAATAAACTCCTATATATTTTCTCAACCAAGGGATGTCTGGATAGGGTGCAGGAGGATGTACAGCCAAAAAGACACATGTGAACTATGCTTGTACAAGCTGCTATTGTAGACCAATGTATACAGTACAGCAAGAACACCTTTGATTAGAATGACtcaccaataataataaaaaataataataataatcatacgaataattgcaataataataataagaagaagaaattataagcttatgatgatgataaataatattaagaataagaataaattataagcttatgatgatgataaacaataaataataataataatttaagcttatgataataataataataataataataataataataataataataatttattattattattattattacaattataataattattataatgcaATTAAAATGTGAATATCTCCTACCATTTTTGTAACTTGTTTTGTAGATATGCCTCAAAAAACTGAGGGACAATATAATAATCTCTGAAACTGATACAAATGTATATGTATTCAAGTCTTATTTAAACAAGACAAAGCCTTATTTATCGTAATGAATGTACATTTTTGAAAAAGGATTCTTCTACACAAAAATCATAGTAGTCAACTGGGTAAGACTAATAGGgatatatattgtttaaagGGACCTGTAGGGTCTTGCTATAAACCCAGTCCCTGCATTAGAGACCTGTATAATGCTCCTGATCCTCTTGGGTTGGGTCGAGATGACACAGCTTTAGAGACCCTAAATTTGGCATCTTCCTGCTCTAACTCACCTGATCCAACAAGTTATCAGTGTCTTCATGGAGTAAGCATGGTGCCGAGTCAGTTCCTCACCTTGTCCCTGTCTGTACGCTGGTCCCAGGGCTTGAACACGAGTTTTCCGTCTCCATCTCGGCTCTCATTGAGACACTGCAGCTTCTCGATGTCAATGCGTCTGTACAGTCCATACTCCACACCACGTTCAGCGGGTTCATGTTCATCTTCACAACACCCGTGACCATGCCCATGTCCGTGCCCATGCCCGTGTCCAGACATAGCATATGGTCTGTCAaagcagtacaaaaaaaaaggtactTTTACACTCTGAAACTAGAACGTACCCACTTCCTGAAACAAATCAGCGTTTGTCGCGATACCTTTTTTAACCCAGGTACAATAATGCAATGCGCAAAAAACTCCACAAAATAACAAGAACTGCCTCTCGGAGTGGTCAGGGGGGTGACCAATCGCGTGCAGCGTTTATAGTCGCCGAACTTATACGTGCGAGTGACGTCATGTCGTGCGCCATTTCGCCGCTTTTCACGTTACGCGATCAGAAATAATCATGCGAACTGTGTTACTTTATGGTAATTAAGGTATATTGTGATTGTAATCTAATTTGTATTGTTTCATGTTATTGcggtaaataaataataacgcAAACCGTGTGTATTTCAGCCCTGGATTATTTAATATCTTCACTGAAATGTATCCTGATTTTCATGAGAATATTGAATCCatgacacaaacaaaaaaatcaggggaaatgtacattttattaaaaatgtccatataacatttattaaaatgcattaaaattaTTCTTTTGATCGTCGTCCTTACATTTCACTTGCCCAAATTCACCAGGACCacggatttaaaataaatagtcaagtgaatgtgtgtggtcTCATCATGGACCCAGTTCCACTCACGTTCTCCCAGTATAGCGtacatggtttttttttgttttttttatgattgtgAATAAACTCAAAGTGAAACAACAAACACTTACAATCACACTGTTATGGATGTCCTGTGTTGTCATTAGGAGCAAAATGTAGATAAATTTtgtttgtaattaaataaccataataaaaacataaaatctaATGTTccattgtagtgtactgtactgtacagtgtgtaaATCTTGGAACGTGATCACATCCTAGGACAAGAAGTCTTTCTGCTGGTTGCTTTGTTTTCCAGTGATCTGCATATCCACAGTTAAATGtacaaaggaggaaaaaaaaaaaaaaaagaggagagcGGGCATTGCAGCTTTAAGCGTTACTTTAACATGAGAATGGACTCTATAGTCATGAGACAAATGCTTTTTCTCGTCCATCCTTCACCGCCGAGAAAACCTGTTCTTAAAGGCTTTGATAGTTTTAGCCATCATAGGGGCAATttctgtggggaaaaaagaagaaatttgGGACATTTAGAAACTCTACTTACTTTGTACATGATAAAAGATTCATTACTAATAATCTCAATATTTTTTTGCGCGTGTTTACTCACTTTTGACCTGTGGTTTGTCTCTAAAGCTATGGCCAGAACTGCTGCTTGGTGCATGAGAAGGAGATGGCTCAGGAGGACTGTTATAGGAAGACTGGCCAGCATCACTCGACTGACTGTAGGAGCTATGTGGCATTGATGGTCGGattctgaaatgaaaatatactgTAATGTTTTACTTGAAAAACTGACATATAATTCAGTttttatataatacagtacTTCTTAATACATCTATATAAGAGTACACTATTCCTTAATAAACCCAACAAACAAATCCATTGTCAAGCGCATCAAAAATATCAATCAATCTTAAAAATTGTAGATAGATATAGACATGTGGTCAGAACGTCAAAAtgatatatgaaataaataatatgaacatGTCCTTAACTATATAGAAGGCACCACAGATGCCAGTTCAAACACCCTTAATATATCACTAGCATAACATCTGTAAAATgtggtcattttatttttggcaTCAGATTTTGATACAAAATTAATTTGTCAATGTACAAAAGGTAAATTTCTAGCTTTAAAATTGTTATACTTGGGCTGGCATGTGATTATTGTGAAGTTTTATGAAGTCAGAATTTTGTGGCCTATTATGAGCATGACCAATGGCACCTAGCAAGATATGTACATGTACATCTGCACTCCTCAGCATGGAAGCCTATATGGAGTTTACTCACTTGACTGGGATAGGAGccgcagcactaacactggtGCTGGTCGAGCCGTTTTTAGTTCCAAACTTCTCCTGCCTCCTCCGAACATCACGAGGGGGATTAGCAAAAGCCATCTTTACTTGGCGACCTGTAAGGGAAACACATGGGTAAATTTGACATCACCACTTACAAtcaccatccactttaataggaacacctttGTAACTgcacattcatttacatttctggcatttggcagacgcccttatccagagcgacttacattttttaacttatacaactgagcaattgagggttaagggccttgctcaagggcccagcagtggcagctgggTGAACCTGAAACTCATCCTTCCGATCAGTATacaaacaccttaaccactaagctaccacaaccCCATTCATGCAGTGATCTACtgaatcatgtggcagcagcataaAGTAAAGCATTATGCAGAAACAGGTCAAGAGCTGAAGATCAAACATCATAATGAAGATCTGTGTGAGCTCCATGAATCTGATTGTGGCATGGATTTTGTTATTTCATAAATTGAAgtttacacaaaacacaaatctTTGAGTTTTTTTTGGTGAGGATGGAAACACTTTGCTGATTAGAGAGGTCAAAGGAAAATGGGCAGATTGGtttaatcactctttacaacagtGGTGATCAGAAAAGCATCTGAGCATACAGAAAACATTGAACCTTGagatggatgagctacaacCACACAAGACCACAttgggttccactcctgtcagtcaAGAACCTTGAGGCTATCAtggacacagactcacccaaacagAACAGATGAAGATTAGTCCAGTCTTCAACTGTTCAGTTTCAGtaagtctgtgcccatgatagcctcagactCAGATTCTCGGTCGACAGAAGTGAAACCTCCAGGTGGTCCATAGACTCTTTTTATCAAAACAATTGCATATGGTTAAGCATTAAAGATCTTCTTTGATATCTCCTGAAGGTGAGTAATCATGACAGAGCAGAATCAGTGCAaagttttctttgtattttcttCAGCAGTGAGGAAGTGTGGATACCTTTGGGTTTATTGGCATGGGCGGAGCTGATATTCTGTGTAAGCTTGCGCAGACGCTCCTCCCGTTCATCGTGTAGGCGCAGATATAGCTCTCTCCAGGACTCATACTCCTGAGGAGACTCGCGCTTAAAGTCCCGCTGGCAGTGCCGCATCCACAGCTCATCCGATTCCTCTGTAAAAGACTTCAGGGAGTTTGGACAATGTTATTATCAAATCATCCACCCCCCTCTCAAATTTCCAAAAACTGTCATGCATTTCTGGTTGTTTTTAAGTGTGTGCATGACCACATAAATATGCATACCTGGTTACACTGTTCAATGCGGTACAACTGTTCTGGAGTACATCTCTCCAAAACTGGCTCCAAAATCTCATAAGGCACACCACCAACTTCATCGATTGCtaaagaagaaaacatttcagtagTAATGTGCAGAAAACTCAATTTGGTTGTCTCTTAATGAAACGCTGTGgcatttaaaaagatttttagtCCTATGATCGTGGTACAAATGTGAGAGGAAGCACATAGCCAATAACACCCTATCTTTGTTAAGAGATCTGATTTCAAACTGCAGCGAAGGCACTTTTGTTTTCTGCTGGCTTACACTTCTAATGTCTTTGAATTTGCATTGTGCAAGTTCCTGTGTCGCAAGGCACTCAGCGgcaatctgccctcttccacataacAGACTAGAGAATCCCACCCCTACCACCTAAAGATCATAGCCAGTTTTGTTCCCTtgaacactgacattaacaagCTCACAATAGGGTTAACTCTTTCATGTTAAAGCATAAATTATAATGGCATCTCCCATTGTAAATGACATCTAATTTGGAGTTACACAGCTATCTAAAAAGGGTAAGAAAAAGCTACTACTCATCGACACTAATCCACAACCATTACATATTCACTGTAGTAGAGAAGcaaacaaactgaaaaacagCGACCAGGTGCAGTTTATCTGCATGCAGTTTCAGAAACTGTATCTCGATTtcaagtaagaaaaaaaagtgtagcCATGCCCCTGTAAACTCTGAACTGCTAACAGGATGGTTTCCCTTTTCTACTGACATCATGAGCCAGTATCAGTACCAGTGCAGTGTCATTtctcacagagaaaaaaaaaacacattgaaAAGTGTACTGAGCAGTTTCTTCAATacaggtataaaaaaaaaatgagaccatTCGTGCCATGATTGCACTTTAG is from Hemibagrus wyckioides isolate EC202008001 linkage group LG24, SWU_Hwy_1.0, whole genome shotgun sequence and encodes:
- the pithd1 gene encoding PITH domain-containing protein 1, giving the protein MSGHGHGHGHGHGHGCCEDEHEPAERGVEYGLYRRIDIEKLQCLNESRDGDGKLVFKPWDQRTDRDKFVESDADEELLFNIPFTGSVKLKGIILSGEDDESHPAEMRLYKNIPQMSFDDTSREPEQAFRINRDPLAELEYPTKIARFSNVNHLSIHIPRNFGADSTRVYYIGLRGEYAEAHRHEVTICNYEAAANPADHKLEAITPQTHFIS